The following proteins are co-located in the Anomalospiza imberbis isolate Cuckoo-Finch-1a 21T00152 chromosome Z, ASM3175350v1, whole genome shotgun sequence genome:
- the LOC137465345 gene encoding E3 ubiquitin-protein ligase Topors-like, which produces MATETDGNCAICQNTWDDVASTLPCGHQFCRGCILRWARTNPSCPLCRGAIETVRFSDDAGDSLEIVITAPEQLPAATSSSERAPGGQDENSPHGPVLAHPSSPQETPARAVGGVLPEVWAELFRRRRELLDPVRTWLRQRTETMYGEQWWMARSTQSVILHALCVYGPEQEVMIQSLQAFLEEHTVPLVRGTIDIIVRHCSSGAQRLLHSHSATDEDDSPAASSYSGSSSSIFSSSPSFSSPNNPSSPSPNSPSSSSWTCTPASSPNSPSSSSWTLPSSPQVPTEEEEEAARTEATPSRGQSHSPVVPVSPEQDQPQDEAGASGPSVQSTSPRPSGPTQGRHCLPGRPRRSLKRKASDSPHPCKRPRRQ; this is translated from the coding sequence ATGGCCACAGAGACAGATGGcaactgtgccatctgccagAACACCTGGGATGACGTGGCTTCtactctgccctgtggccaccagtTCTGCCGGGGCTGCATCCTGCGGTGGGCACGGACAAATCCATCATGcccactgtgcagaggagcaatagagactgtcaggttttctgatgatgccggtgactctctagagatcgtcatcacagcccctgagcagctgccagcagccacgagCTCATCAGAGCGAGCTCCCGGAGGCCAGGACGAGAAcagcccccatggccctgtgctggcccatccctcttctcctcaggagacaccagccagagctgtcggCGGTGTCCTGCCCGAGGTCTGGGCAGAACTTTTCCGTCGACGACGGGAACTTCTGGACCCTGTGCGGACTTGGCTACGCCAAAGGACGGAGACCATGTACGGGGAGCAGTGGTGGATGGCAAGGAGCACACAGAGTGTCATCCTGCATGCTCTCTGTGTGTATGGGCCAGAACAGGAGGTCATGATCCAGAGTCTGCAGGCCttcctggaggaacacacagtgccactggTCCGGGGCACCATCGACATCATtgtgagacactgcagctcaggggcccagaggctgctgcactcccactctgccacagatgaggatgacagcccagcagccagcagctacTCCGgcagctccagttccatcttctccagctcccccagcttctccagccccaacaaccccagctcccccagccccaatagccccagctccagctcttggACATGCACTCCAGCCAGCAGCCCCAAtagccccagctccagctcttggactctacccagcagccctcaagtccccacagaggaagaagaggaagctgccaGAACGGaggccacccccagcaggggTCAAAGCCATTCCCCAGTtgtgccggtgtccccagagcaggaccagccccaggaTGAGGCGGGTGCCTCTGGTCCCTCTGTCCAGAGCACCAGCCCCAGACCCTCTGGTCCCAcccaaggcaggcactgcttgccTGGGCGGCCCCGGCGGTCCCTAAAGAGAAAGGCCTCGGactctccccacccctgcaaGAGGCCCCGCCGCCAGTAG